A region of Dioscorea cayenensis subsp. rotundata cultivar TDr96_F1 chromosome 5, TDr96_F1_v2_PseudoChromosome.rev07_lg8_w22 25.fasta, whole genome shotgun sequence DNA encodes the following proteins:
- the LOC120261903 gene encoding uncharacterized protein LOC120261903 yields the protein MLQMDLETLVRGGSGRVACETVIAGAPPDTTAAVMAEDPDFPPESFTIPFGDEIEWVDLNAVYERDDSTKGNTNPKAQHSNVTATTDHRISNSKRFSGNLKPKAPIIALPNKIQHSGYLGRSSRRPASGRTFIKKGRRAGEAEREPGSPKVSCFGKVRSERERQRGTIPQRGGGRGFWMSFFCCAGGDRGSSAEFLEEKHSASSWRKPSSLPTTMAAAAPAPGLAGMKRFESGRRSASWGGDEDGHVEWSGPFDEDGFRIRRSVGSIDDANREADT from the coding sequence ATGCTACAAATGGACCTTGAAACCCTCGTCCGCGGCGGCAGCGGGCGCGTCGCGTGCGAGACCGTGATAGCCGGAGCGCCACCGGACACGACGGCGGCAGTGATGGCGGAGGACCCAGACTTCCCGCCGGAGTCATTCACGATCCCTTTCGGAGACGAGATCGAGTGGGTGGATCTCAACGCTGTGTACGAACGCGATGACTCCACCAAGGGCAACACCAATCCTAAAGCTCAGCACTCCAACGTCACCGCCACCACCGATCACCGGATCTCCAATTCCAAACGATTCTCCGGGAATCTCAAACCCAAGGCCCCCATCATCGCTCTTCCTAACAAGATCCAACACTCGGGTTATCTCGGAAGGAGTTCACGCCGCCCGGCCAGTGGTCGGACCTTCATCAAAAAGGGTCGGAGAGCTGGCGAGGCGGAGCGGGAGCCGGGATCGCCCAAGGTCTCGTGCTTCGGGAAAGTACGCTCGGAGAGGGAGAGGCAGCGGGGCACCATCCCGCAGCGAGGCGGCGGAAGAGGGTTCTGGATGTCGTTCTTCTGCTGCGCCGGCGGGGATCGGGGGTCGTCGGCTGAGTTCCTTGAGGAGAAACACTCGGCCTCGTCGTGGAGGAAACCGTCTTCTTTGCCGACGACGATGGCGGcggcggcgccggcgccggGGCTCGCGGGAATGAAGAGGTTCGAATCGGGGAGAAGGTCCGCGTCGTGGGGTGGAGACGAAGATGGACACGTGGAGTGGTCTGGACCGTTCGATGAGGATGGGTTTCGGATCCGCCGTTCAGTTGGGTCGATCGATGACGCGAATCGCGAGGCTGATACGTAG
- the LOC120260838 gene encoding uncharacterized protein At3g28850, whose product MGCISSKLLATTDLDNGFLFGDRRTSGEAPNHIVSLTSTTYGVLNLDEPKSKEQDKETKPWRKSPPTPLIIPSHFKNKVTCEEEQPEIINVRDLMEDLDDGTPFWTPLKRLDRTMTPKQRMPTPGTIPSPRKNRRRLFSGKENNKENNNSPKPERSVLDPNRVVLKPFNSSEKVKKWIGPIPSIHSKSTPVDAKVQKLKESSGSCSSRRSLSPFFDPELVDSFERELCEEGEQIKKMVNPHPRIKKARDSSALLLESFEEKCPPGGANAVVLYTTTLRGIRKTFEDCNAVRSAIEINEVQVIERDISMDSGYREELRELMGRKEVKVPMVFVKGKLIGGADEVLRLEEEGKLRLLLDGIPKAELWCEGCGGMRFVMCMECSGSCKVLDEEQKKMVKCGQCNENGLIHCPICC is encoded by the coding sequence ATGGGGTGTATCTCCTCCAAGCTCTTAGCCACCACTGATCTTGACAACGGCTTCCTCTTCGGCGATCGCCGCACCTCCGGCGAGGCCCCAAACCACATCGTTTCCCTCACTTCCACCACTTATGGTGTCTTGAATCTAGATGAACCCAAATCCAAAGAACAAGACAAGGAAACCAAACCATGGAGGAAATCTCCTCCAACTCCACTTATCATCCCTTCTCATTTCAAGAACAAAGTCACTTGTGAAGAAGAGCAACCAGAGATCATCAATGTGAGGGATCTCATGGAGGATTTGGATGATGGCACACCCTTTTGGACTCCATTGAAGAGGCTTGATAGAACTATGACTCCTAAACAACGTATGCCCACTCCTGGAACCATCCCGTCGCCGAGGAAGAACAGGAGGAGGTTGTTCTCCGGCAAGGAGAACAACAAGGAGAACAACAACTCACCCAAACCAGAAAGGTCAGTTCTTGATCCAAATAGAGTTGTTTTAAAACCATTTAATTCTTCAGAAAAGGTAAAGAAGTGGATAGGCCCAATCCCATCCATTCATAGCAAGAGCACTCCAGTTGATGCTAAAGTTCAGAAATTGAAAGAAAGTTCAGGGAGTTGTAGCTCAAGAAGAAGTTTAAGCCCTTTTTTTGATCCAGAACTTGTGGATTCATTTGAGAGGGAGTTATGTGAAGAAGGAGAGCAGATAAAGAAGATGGTAAACCCCCATCCAAGAATAAAGAAAGCTCGAGATTCTTCGGCTTTGTTGCTTGAGTCTTTTGAAGAGAAGTGCCCTCCAGGAGGTGCCAATGCTGTTGTTCTTTATACAACAACTCTGAGAGGGATTCGGAAAACTTTCGAGGATTGTAATGCCGTTCGATCTGCGATTGAGATCAATGAAGTGCAGGTGATTGAGAGGGATATATCAATGGACTCTGGGTATAGAGAGGAACTAAGAGAGTTGATGGGGAGGAAGGAAGTGAAAGTTCCAATGGTGTTTGTGAAGGGGAAGCTGATTGGTGGTGCTGATGAGGTGTTGAGGCTAGAAGAGGAAGGGAAACTGAGGTTGTTGTTGGATGGAATACCGAAAGCCGAATTATGGTGTGAAGGGTGTGGAGGAATGAGGTTTGTGATGTGCATGGAGTGCAGTGGGAGTTGCAAAGTGTTGGATGAGGAGCAGAAGAAGATGGTTAAATGTGGACAATGCAATGAGAATGGTTTGATACATTGCCCCATTTGCTGTTGA